TTGCCACGTTTAACGATTTTTATTTAGCGTCTAATCCCGACATTGCTCAAGCGGTAAATCAAGGCTTGTTTAAGAGTGGAACGCAACACTTAATACAATATGGATTATTAGAAGGACGCGAACAATTAGCCCAGTTTAATATCATTTTAAATAATTTTAGTGCCGACTTTTATCGCCAGCATTATCAAGATCTCGCAGATGCGGTTACTCAAGGTAAAATCAGCAGTCCGTTAGAACATTTTATTAAGTACGGACTGAATGAAGGTCGAATTCCCAGCGCTAATTTTAATGGCAATTCTTACTTAGGTGAAAACCCAGATGTTGCTTTGGCGATCGCGCAAGGTAAATTTCAAAGTTCCTTTCAACATTACCTGCGTTTTGGTTATAAAGAAGGACGTGCTTCTGACGCAGTTGATTATACCGGAAATACCAGAGGTATAGATGTCAATTTAGCAACGGGGATTGCCAAACAAAATCAAACCACAACCGTACCTTTTGATAATTTACCTGCTCTCGCACAAACAGCAGCAGGTCAAACTATTAATCTAGGTGGGTTTTCTGGATTAACTTATGAAGGAAAAGCTGCTAACGGTAACTTAAAGTTTATCACTCATACCGATCGCGGCCCCAACACCGACCCAATCGATATTAACGGTGTTAGCTCTCGTCCTTTTCCATTACCTAATTTCCAGCCTAGTTGGATACGATTTGAAGTAAATTCAATGACAGGAAGCATAGCTAACTTTCAGCGGATTGGTCTTACCAATAAAGATGGAAAACCTCTAACTGGTCTATCGAACTTACAAGGGACAAGTGGACTTGCTAACAGCGATGAAGTACCTGTAGATGTGTTTGGAAAAACTGTAAATCGCGACCCGTTCGGTGTTGATTTGGAAGGGATTACTCGTGCTGATGATGGCACTTATTGGATGGTGGAAGAATACCGTCCTTCAATCCTACATTTCGATAGCAATGGCAAGTTAATCGAACGCTACGTTCCGCAAGGTGCTAACGCTTCTGGAGTAGTGACAGGTGTAGAAGCATTACCTAGTGTTTACGGTCAACGTCGCAACAACCGAGGGTTTGAAGGCGTTGCTTACCAAAATGGCAAAGTCTACGCTTTTATCCAGAGTGGCATTGATAATCCAGATGTAGCAAATGACAGCAATTCTCGCAATTCTTTGAACTTGAGAATTTTGGAATTTGACCCTAATACTAAAACTACAACGGCTGAATATCTCTATCGGATTGAAAGCTTAAGTAGCGATAAGATTGGCGATGCCGTATCTTTGGGTAATGGCAAATTTTTAGTAGTCGAGCGGGATGATAAATCGGGTGCAGGAGCTTTCAAGAAAGTTTATCAAATTGACCTCAATGGAGCCACAAATTTAAGTAAGGCAGATTTAACTAAATTGCCTGCGAGTAAAACAATTGAAACTGCCACTCTTGATGAGTTAACCGCAGCAGGTATTAAACCAGTTAGCAAACTATTGTACGTCGATCTAATTGCTGCTGGTTACGATCCAGGTGGCGATGCAAAAGTGGAAGGTTTGACTTTAATTGATAATAATACCATCGCTGTCATTAATGACAATGATTTTGGGATCGGTGGAGCAACTTTGGATACCAAAACAGGTCTTTTAAACCCCAGCAATTCTGGCTTGAAACCACTTTGGGGAATCGTTACTAATAGCACCGAACAAAGCAATGTCAGCAATGTTAATAAGATTACTGGCACTGCTTTTAACGATAAGTTAACGGGTAATAGCAGTGCTAATATTATTGAAGGTGGGGGTGGTAAAGATTCGCTTACAAGTGGAGGCGGCGCAGATATTTTCTCCTACACATCCCCCGCTGAAGGCGGCGACACTATCACCGATTTCAGCAGCGACGATAGAATTTATCTGAGTGCGGCTGGATTTGGTGGTGGATTGATTGCTGGTGTAGCTTTAAAAACAACCGCAGCACCTACGGGAGTTTTTGTTAGCGGTAATGCACCATCTGCTCTGGGTACGAGTGCTAATGTTTTATACAATACGACTACTGCTGTTTTGAGTTTCGACCCAGATGGTACGGGATCGCAAACGGCGATCGCGATCGCTACGCTATCAAATAAGTCTGTATTAACGCTAGATCGAATTGCGATCGTTTAGCAGACATTATCATATCCGAGCGAATATTCTAACTAAAAATGGCTAAAACCTTTATTTTGAGAGTATTGCAAGACCGATGTTTCCCAAACTCTTGCGGATACAATGGAAGAAACACCCCACGTCCAGTCAGACAACGCACATAACCCAATCCAAACTTAGTCCGCCTCATGACGAGCGGGCTGTATTGGGCAAAATAAGAACCAAGGTTTGTGCGATCGCTTACTCCCAACATGAATAACCTGTTTATTTATCTTTTTTAGATTTTTTTAACATATTTAAACCTGTGGAGAGAGGATTCTAAAATCAGCACTTAATACCTATGGTCGTTTTATAGTATAATTGTACTATAAAACTAGGTTTTTACGTATTAAATCAATTATTTAGTGTATAAATTAATACTCAAAATAACTAGATTTTTGGCCGATTTGTATATATATTTTTTTAAAGGTATATAAAAATAAAAATGGTAACTTTTATTTTCGTAGTAAACTATTATCTAAGTCAACTCAAAGTATATAGATAATGACCGCGAAAAAATTAGCCACGTTCCGGATTGACCCCGATGAATGGGAAGCTTTTCAGCAATGGGCTAAGCGCAACGGTACAACGGCATCTGCACTCCTGGTCGAATATATAGAAGAGTGTCTAGATAGGCCACCCACCAAACCTTCTGGTATCCGTCTCGAACAAATGGTTATCAATCTAACCAAACGTATAGATAGTATAGATAAAAGGTTGAGTTTACTGGAAACACCTTCTCATGTCCGTAGTGACGAAATTGTTTCATAACCGATTGCTTTTTTACAGACAAAACAAAGGTAGCTAGAAAACTCTTCAGAATTTTAACTAAAGAAATTAGTGCGATCGCAAAACACTTTTGGCTCCCAAGTGGCGTTCGTACTCGCACCTAAAAGCACTCGCTGGTACATTTTTATTCGCTTCCCCTACAAGCTGTAGTTCCACATTGCTTTGGTTAAAGCTAACCGCAGTTTTATTTAATAGCTAAAACTGTTACTTCGATAGAGAGCATTTTTTGCACTTAGCTACGAGAGCGAACTAATTTACGTTACAAATTAACTTGTATAAATTTATACTTTAATTTATTATTTATGCGAAATTATACTGAAAATGCAGTTTAGAGAAGAATTTAGGGAAGCGATCGCGCTCGGCAACCAGTTCCCAGAGAGAGTGCCAGTGTTGTAAACTTTGCTTAATGGTGCTTCTAGCTATTTATGGGTGCTATGAAAATTTTTGCTCCCCTGTGTAGCTCAACAGATGCTTTTTTTGACACGATTACTTAAGCCAACTCCCCCTCCCGATTCCATATTTTTTACCTGCGATCGCTAGTGGGGTTGGCCGCTCTAGTCAATATTTGTTTTGTATTATACTAATATAGGCGAAAAATGTCAAATGAGTTCTCCTTCTCCGTCAAATCAATTAAGTGCAATCAATCAAAGGCTGAAGGCTGGCCAAATTGGAGTAACAATTATCCAAAAAGGCAATCGTTTGTATTTACGAGGAACTTTGCCGCCACGTCCGGGTAGTGATAAAGATAAACCGCATCAGCAGGAAATTGCTTTGGGGATTGAAGCGACATCGGCTGGGATGAGGACGGCAGAAAAAGAAGCACGAAAAGTAGGAGGGCTTCTTTCCGTAGGGGAATTTTCTTGGTGGCCTTATTTACGCCATACCGGGGTCGGACGAGAAAATAAGACGATTGGAGATTGGGTGAACTCCTTAGAGAAAGATTATTTTATCCGTCGCGCTAAAAATCCACAGTCAATTTCAACGTGGAAAACAAATTACGTAGAGGTATATAGTAAATTACCGCCAACCGAATATCTATCAAAAGAAATATTGATGAGCGCGATCGTGTCTGTGCCACCGGATACTCGGATGCGGCAGAAGGTGTGTATGGCGTTGGATAAGTTAGTAGAATTCGCCGATTTTAAGTTTGATGCTAAAAGGTTTAGTGGGGATTATTCTCCCACAAAAGTGCAGAAACGAAATTTACCCAGCGATGAAGCGATATTATTTTGGTACGAAAAGCTCTCTCTACGGGCGTGGCAGTGGTGTTTCGGGATGATGGCGACTTACGGGCTGCGACCGCATGAGGTGTTTCATTTGGATTTGGCAGATTTTCAGAAAGGGTCGGGCGTGTTGAAGGTGTTGGAGGGAAAAACTGGAGAAAGAAAAGTTTGGCCGCTGCATCCAGAATGGGTGGAGGAATGGTCGCTGATGGATGTGGCGATACCCAATGTCCACGCTGCAAGTAATAAAGAGTTGGGACATAGGGTTTGTCAATATTTTCGGCGGCAGGGTATGGAGTTTAAACCTTATGACCTTCGCCATGCTTGGGCGGCAAGAAGTATCCAGTACGGATTGGAGGTGTCGCTGGCGGCGAAGCAGATGGGTCATTCGGTGGCGATTCACATTCAGACGTATCATGCTTGGATAGATGAGTATCATCACCAGCAGGCTTATGAGAGGTTGTTGAGTAGGAGCGATCGGCCTTTGCCGCCCCAGCGCAGGGAGGGAAAAGATGAAGAGTCTGAAAATTGATGTCGATCGGCGATCGCGTCGCGGGTGGTATCTTTCAACGATCGGGCGATCGCTTGTTCGTTCTTGTAGGTCGTTGTTTAGAATCAGTGTCTAGTGCAGTTTTGCTTCAACCACTGGAGTTTAGACTATCGCACCTACGGTGCGATAGTCTAAACTCCTAAGCAAGCCAAAATAGCTCAGATTATAGCTGAGTAAAAAAATAATGATTTGAACAGGATTAAAAACGAAAGAAATTAACTTTTCGATGTTTTTTTTGTTCGATAAAAACCTTTTTTAACGATGGGATAATCAGTACGAGGCGACCTGGGGTGTCCGGCAGGCCAGCCGGGAGACTTTCCACGCAGTTTGGGAAAACAAGCAGGTGTACCAATCACCGCTAAAACTCCAGGCAAGGCTTGGGCGACACGACCAGGAGTTAATTTGGTCAACCGTTTTTGCAATAGGTTTGGGTCTATCTTGAACTATTTCACGGGCTCTCCCTAGTTCCCAAGTCATCATTGGCATTAAATCACTCCATCGCTCACATTGCTTGGGTGTACTCAACTTCGGTAAAGTCCAGTGAAGCCGTTGTTTGGCAAAGCGATACCAATGGTCAATACCAAAGCGTCGCAAGTATAGCCGCCAAATTTCAGCTAAGGGCGGCATTTCTTCCCCAACCCAAATCAACCATAAAGGCTTGGGCATTTTCCAAGAATACAAGCGGTCGATTCGTTCTACTCGGAGCAGTTGCAGTTCATGTTGTGGAGCAGCTTGGAAATGTAAGTTTTTCCATAAACTAATTCGTAACTGTCCTAATTGAGACTCATCTAATTCTACAGTTTCAATTGCTTCTGTCCAAGTGGTAGAATCATTCAGTTTAAATTTGTTTCCATGTCGGCGCGGACGACCCTTACCAGAATAGGGTGGCGGTGCAGTCCATAAACATAAATTAGAACGGAGTCGTATTAATTTGTCCGCAGGAATCAAAGCTGTCTTCAGTATAAAAGGCGCACATCCATATTCGCTGTCCCACAGCGAAATTGGTCGCTGTGGTAAGTATTGACAGACCTGTTTAAGTTGCCATACTGCTTTATCTATAGGATTTTCCCAACTGGTAATCCGTTCGTGCCTTAGTGGTATTGCCCAACTGCCGGAATCTTCTGGTATCCAGGCAATTGTACTATATCCTTGGCCTACGGTAATCGGACGATTACCATAAACAGCTGCCGCTTGATGTTCAATCGTTCTTTCTTGTAGTGTTTCTGCATCTGGCCTTGGCCAATTTGTGTGGTCGCCTGCCAGGATTGGACGTACATCTGTTGGCATCTGTTGGATGTATAGTCGCATCAACTTGTTGCGCTGCGGTCTACAATCTTGAAGTGCTTCATAAATACTGGGCCAATTGCGTCGAAATACTGGTGATAATGACAGGTCTGCCAAACAGTAGGCATAGCGGGTCAGCAGGATAGCATCCGTTAATTCAAACGTGGCATCTTTGGCTCTGGTTAGATGTTGATAGGCCGCTTGACGAAAAGCTTTGAGTTTGTCAACTTCAATCATAGGTAGATGCTAGTTGGTGGTACAACTTTTAGCTTCTACCAGACTGAAGTACCTGTGTCATTAGTACACTTGTACTTCAGTTTTGTCATATCTGATCTATTCGCAAAAAAACAGGTAAGTAAAACTTACTATTTGGAGTTTAGACATCGCACCTACGGTGCGATAGTCTAAACTCCAGTCAACCAGTGTTGTTTGGGTAATGGTACAACTCAAATGCGATAAGAGCATGGAATGTAATGATAGAGGAACATACGTGGACAGATTTGCAACAACGGCAATGGATTTGTGATGTCGAATATGTAAACCCGATCCCACAAGGAGCTTCATTTGTTAGGTTGTGGAAACAGTATACAAATGGCGTTGCTATTACGCTCTCTATTCACTCTGAGGACGGTAAGTTTGTGTTGGATCGAGATGTCGGTCATGCGGCATCTGGAACAAAAAGAACTAATTGCGGTACATTTTCAACCGCAGATGCTGCGGTACACCAAATGATTCAAGAGTGCTATAGCTGGGATAATACGTGGGGTATCTAGTAGCTACCTGTATGAGTGTTATCAGTTTGAAAAATTGAATAAAATGCTTGGAACCAATATCCTGCAATACTTAGAACATATAGGAACTTGAGGAAAAGTAACGGTTCTTTGGCCAAAGGCAGGATAGTACAGATGTTATTTTTTTGAGTTTTGCACCGAAATCTAGTCTGAATTTCAATACCCAACTTAAGTATAAAGCATGGCTACCTGCATATTGAGTGCCTTTTGTCTCCAAAAAGATTTTAGACGATAGCCACAGGTTATGCAGATGTCAAGCGATCCCTCCGAACTCGACGATTCGCCGCAAGGCAAGATTTCACTAAAACACTCCAGTTACGCAAAACTACTGACACCTTTTCAACGAAAAATGCTGCAAAAAAGTCTGCAAGATAACTTATCCGAACAGTACCGCCAGCGCATCGAAATAATGTTGTTGGCAGACGAAGGTAAAACTCAAACCCAAATTTGTAAAGCTTTGGGATGCTCTCAAGGAACGGCACGCCATTGGATTTTCATGGCACAAGCTGGGCTAGCTCATAACTGGGATGATAACCCAATTGGCCGCCCTAAAAGCGTTAACGAACAATATCTAGAGCGTTTAAAAGAACTGGTAAGCCAGAGCCCGAAAGAATTTGGCTATCCATTTCGACGCTGGACAGCACAATGGCTGAGTAAGCATCTAGCCAAAGAGTTGGGTATTGAAGTGAGCGATCGCCATATCAATCGCTTGCTCAAAGACATGGGACTATCCACCCGGCCAAAACCAACTCCTGTCGAGGATATCGCACCAAATGCCAACCGTTTAGCGATTCGCGATTTAACGGAAACCTCCGTTTCAGTTTCCCCCGAATTTTGGCCTTTCAATTCCATTCGTTGAGATTGTAACTATGGTTCAGAATCAATCCGATTTATCTATTTCTAATGAACTGCTGGAAAAAACTCTAGGGCAATCTTTTCTAGAAAAAGAACTAGCAGCAGTGCGTCAAAATATTCAAGTTTTAGAGCCTCAGCCACTAAAACAATTTTGGAATTCACAAAACGCTGAAGGTGGCATCTGCATTATTATTGCAGGGAAAGTAAGATTAACTCATAGTCAGAGTGATAAACCTCTTTCATTAAAAGCAGGGGAATCATTTGGTGAGCTAACCTTATTTCCAGAAGAATCCTTTGAACCTTACTCAGCAAAAGCTACCAAAGATGCACTAACAATCTATTTTCTTCCCAGCCAGTACCTTGCCAACCTAAGTCGCAAATATCCTAAAATTCGAGAGCATCTTCATCAGCAGGCTGTTTGGCGAGATTCCCTACTCAGAGGAACTGACACTCCCACAGCAAACCAAAAAAAGAGTGAAAGAGAGACAACTTTTCTCGATCGCCAATCACCAGTTCAGCCAAAAAACCAGAAAAAAATTAGTAAAGCTTACTTTCCCAGCCCCACGTTACAAGTGGGCCACTTGTGGCAGCGCATTATTCGTCGTTATCCCTTCTTCGCACAACAAAGTGCATCAGACTGCGGTGCTGCTTCCTTAGTAATGGTTGCTCGCTATTGGGGGAAGCGCTTTAGCGTTAACCGCCTGCGAGATATGGCTAATGTCGATCGCAATGGTGCTTCTTTACGAGGTTTATCAGCAGCAGCGGAAAGTATCGGATTCTCTACCCGACCCGTGAAAGCCAGTTTAGACCAATTGGCAAAACAAAACCTACCTGCGATCGCGCATTGGGAAGGCAAGCACTACGTTGTAGTCTACGAAATCACCCGCAAGCACGTCATCGTAGCCGATCCAGCCATCGGTCAACGCACCCTTACCCACGCTCAATTTAAAACTGATTGGACTGGCTATGCTTTGTTATTGCAACCCACAGTTTTTATTAGAGATGCCAAAGAATACAGTACCCCATTTTGGCAGTTTTTTGAGTTAGCTAAACCACACGGTATTGTATTATTTGAAGTCTTCATTGCTTCCGTATTTATCCAAATCTTTGGATTGATTACGCCGCTATTCACTCAAATGATTTTAGACAACGTAGTTAAGCACCAAAGTCAGTTAACTTTAACCACTTTCGGGGTTGGTTTGCTAATTTTTAGCTTGTTCCGAGTAGCGATGACTGGACTGCGGCAATATCTGCTAGACCAAACAGCAAATAGAGTATTTACAGCAACAATCTCGCCAATCTTTACCGCCAATTAACGGTAACATTCGGTTTGATAAAGTTACTTTCCGTTATCATCCAGAAAGCGATATCAATGTTTTGGAAAACCTCAGTTTTGAGGTTAAACCAGGACAAACTGTAGCCTTAGTTGGTCGTAGTGGTTCTGGAAAAACAACGATTTCTAAACTTATTTTGGGGCTTTATCCTCCTACCGATGGGAAAGTGTTGATTGATGGTCAAGATATAAATAGTATCTTGTTGCGATCGCTCCGTTCTCAAATAGGTGTAGTTGACCAAGATACCTTCCTATTTGGCGGTACAATTCGGGAAAATATTGCGATCGGACAACCATCAGCTACCCTAGAAGAAATTATAGAAGCAGCACGACAAGCTGGGGCAGATTTGTTTATTAAAAAGCTGCCGATGGGGTACGAAACGCAAATAGGAGAAGGTGGGGGAATGTTATCTGGAGGACAGAGACAAAGAATTGCGATCGCTCGTGCTTTATTAGGTAATCCCCAACTATTAGTTTTCGACGAAGCTACCAGTCACCTTGATGCTGAATCCGAGCGAATTATTCAGAATAATCTTACCAATATTCGCAAAAATCGTACCACCATAATTATCGCTCATCGCCTCTCCACAGTGCGTAATGCTGACTTAATTTTGGTGCTGGATAAAGGCGTTTTAGTGGAAAGTGGAACTCACGAAGAGTTGATGGCTAAACGCGGTCAATATTTCTATCTGAATCAACAACAATTGGATGTTGCAGCTTGAGATATAGCCAAAACAAAACATCACCGTGTTTTTGTTTCAATCCTGTTGAAATAAACTAATTATTTTCAAATATGCCTAACACATCAAACTCATTTGCTGGATTTGAGCTTAATCACCACGAACTACAAACTTTGTCTAATGAAGCAGAATTTCCTAACTCTACGAATGGCAAAGTTACCCATACTGATGATTGGTCTTATGCTACCAAGGAATTACTCGATAGCTTGCCAAAAACTTGGACGCGAGGATTACTATATTTTTTGGTAATTTTTGTAGCTATTGTTTTACCTTGGTCAATGCTTTACAAGGTTGATGAAACGGGTACTGCTAGAGGAAGACTTGAACTTAAGGGAGATACCGTTAAGCGAGAAGCAGATATTCAAGGTAGCGTTGCAGTTGTTAAAGTGCGCGTTAAAGAAGGAGATGAAATAAAAGCTAACCAGATTTTAGTAGAACTGGATTCTAAATCAGTTCGAGATGAAATTCAGCAGAATGAAATTAAACTGTCAGGTCAACAAAATCGGTTTAGCCAGTTGGAAATCCAGAAAAATCAGTTAGGGATTGCTATTGCTGCTCAACAGCAACAAAACAAAGTTCAAGAATTGGAAAAACAAACACAAGTCGCTCAAGCAGAGCAGAGTTTTGATACGCTCAAAACCGCTTACAACTTTCAAAAAGAAGAGAAAATCGCCCAATTAGCGCAAGCACAGCAGAATTTTGATGCTTTGAAGACTACATACAACTTCCAAAAAGAAGAAAAACTCGCACAAGTTGCTCAAGTAAGGCAAAGTATTGAATCTAGCCAAGCCGCCTATAATTTAGCAGCAGTTCGTTTGGAAAAAGCTCAGGAAAAATTTCAACGCCATAAATTAGCTTTTGATGGAGGTGCAATTTCAAAAGACCGATTTGCAGAAGTAGTACAGTCTGTAGAAGAAAGCTATCAACAACGCCGACAAGCGCAATCGGATATTTCCCAAACACAATCTCGCTTAACAGAACAACAAGGTAGCTATGAAAAGATTATCCATCAAGCTGAGTCTGATATTAAACAAGCTGAACTTCGTCTAAAAGAGCAACAGGGTAACTACCAGAGAATTATTCGTCAGGCTCAATCTGATATTGAGCAAGCCAAGCTGCGTTTGGAAGAACAAAAACGCGGTTATCAAAGCTTGGTTCAATCTGGAAAAATATCTGTCTCGAAAATAGAACAGCAGCTAACCGATTTGAACACACAAATTGCTGCTGCAAAATCGGAAATCGAGCAAACAAAAAATCAGATTAATTCTCTTAAAGAGCAGCTAGAAAAATATCTGATTCGTGCGCCGTTTGATGGCACTATTTTTCAACTTCCTATTACGCGGGAAGGTGCGGTAGTACAACCTAAACAATTGATTGCTGAGATTGCACGAAAGGGAACTCCCCTGGTGTTCAAGGGACAGATTCTTACTTCCGAAAGCGAATCTTTACGCTCAGGTAATCAGCAGAAAGATGCCAATCTGAAATTTGATGAGTATCCTTTCCAAGATTACGAAGTTGTGAAAGGCAAACTGAGTTGGGTATCACCCAATTCTAAGATTACGCAAACAGCGCAAGGAAATCTAACTACTTATGATGTGGAAATTGAATTGTCTCAGAGTTGTATTCAGCCAAAAAGTAAGTGTATTGCTTTCAAGTCGGGTCAACCTGCAACGGCTGAAATAATTATCCGTCAGCGTCGCCTGATTGACTTTATTCTTGACCCGTTTAAGAAGTTGCAAAAAGGCGATTTGAAGCTGTAATTCAGCGGTGCATCTACAAATAATTGAATCAATTTTATATTTCAGGAGAAAGTCATGTCACAAGCTATTACTATTTCCGCTCAAGATATCCTTCATCAAGTCAAGTTATCCTGCCAAATTCCCTCTATTGTCGAGCAAATTGTTACTCGGAAGATAATTATAAATGCAGCAGCAGAGGCGGGTATTAAAGTGGAGGCTGAAGAATTACAGCAAGCAGCAGATAATATTCGGTTAATCAGTAAACTGAAGACTGCTGATGAAACCTGGGAATGGTTGAAGAAAAATTGCCTATCTTTGGATGATTTTGAAGAAATGGTTTACACTAACGTGATTTCTGGGAAATTGGCGCAACATTTGTTTGCATACAAGGTAGAGCCTTGGTTTGTGGAACATCAATTAGATTATGCAGGCGCGGTGATTTATGAAGTGGTTTTGGATGATGAAGATTTGGCGATGGAATTGTTTTATGCTTTGCAAGAGGGGGAAATGAGTTTTCCTGAAGTTGCTCATCAATATATTCAGGATACTGAGTTACGTCGTCGTGGGGGATACCGGGGAGTTGTGCGGCGTAATGA
The Aerosakkonema funiforme FACHB-1375 genome window above contains:
- a CDS encoding tyrosine-type recombinase/integrase, translated to MSSPSPSNQLSAINQRLKAGQIGVTIIQKGNRLYLRGTLPPRPGSDKDKPHQQEIALGIEATSAGMRTAEKEARKVGGLLSVGEFSWWPYLRHTGVGRENKTIGDWVNSLEKDYFIRRAKNPQSISTWKTNYVEVYSKLPPTEYLSKEILMSAIVSVPPDTRMRQKVCMALDKLVEFADFKFDAKRFSGDYSPTKVQKRNLPSDEAILFWYEKLSLRAWQWCFGMMATYGLRPHEVFHLDLADFQKGSGVLKVLEGKTGERKVWPLHPEWVEEWSLMDVAIPNVHAASNKELGHRVCQYFRRQGMEFKPYDLRHAWAARSIQYGLEVSLAAKQMGHSVAIHIQTYHAWIDEYHHQQAYERLLSRSDRPLPPQRREGKDEESEN
- a CDS encoding peptidylprolyl isomerase, encoding MSQAITISAQDILHQVKLSCQIPSIVEQIVTRKIIINAAAEAGIKVEAEELQQAADNIRLISKLKTADETWEWLKKNCLSLDDFEEMVYTNVISGKLAQHLFAYKVEPWFVEHQLDYAGAVIYEVVLDDEDLAMELFYALQEGEMSFPEVAHQYIQDTELRRRGGYRGVVRRNEMKPEISAAVFAAKPPQVLKPIVGAKGVYLILVEEVIKPQLDEKLRYQILSDLFQKWMRQKVDEMKATINIAFDT
- a CDS encoding HlyD family efflux transporter periplasmic adaptor subunit, which encodes MPNTSNSFAGFELNHHELQTLSNEAEFPNSTNGKVTHTDDWSYATKELLDSLPKTWTRGLLYFLVIFVAIVLPWSMLYKVDETGTARGRLELKGDTVKREADIQGSVAVVKVRVKEGDEIKANQILVELDSKSVRDEIQQNEIKLSGQQNRFSQLEIQKNQLGIAIAAQQQQNKVQELEKQTQVAQAEQSFDTLKTAYNFQKEEKIAQLAQAQQNFDALKTTYNFQKEEKLAQVAQVRQSIESSQAAYNLAAVRLEKAQEKFQRHKLAFDGGAISKDRFAEVVQSVEESYQQRRQAQSDISQTQSRLTEQQGSYEKIIHQAESDIKQAELRLKEQQGNYQRIIRQAQSDIEQAKLRLEEQKRGYQSLVQSGKISVSKIEQQLTDLNTQIAAAKSEIEQTKNQINSLKEQLEKYLIRAPFDGTIFQLPITREGAVVQPKQLIAEIARKGTPLVFKGQILTSESESLRSGNQQKDANLKFDEYPFQDYEVVKGKLSWVSPNSKITQTAQGNLTTYDVEIELSQSCIQPKSKCIAFKSGQPATAEIIIRQRRLIDFILDPFKKLQKGDLKL
- a CDS encoding helix-turn-helix domain-containing protein, giving the protein MSSDPSELDDSPQGKISLKHSSYAKLLTPFQRKMLQKSLQDNLSEQYRQRIEIMLLADEGKTQTQICKALGCSQGTARHWIFMAQAGLAHNWDDNPIGRPKSVNEQYLERLKELVSQSPKEFGYPFRRWTAQWLSKHLAKELGIEVSDRHINRLLKDMGLSTRPKPTPVEDIAPNANRLAIRDLTETSVSVSPEFWPFNSIR